From Mycolicibacterium nivoides, a single genomic window includes:
- a CDS encoding Rv2578c family radical SAM protein has product MRWEGQRVGVDDGALPGLQRLGFVRSVRTPQFDGITFHEVLCKSALNKVPAASMLPFRYTVNGYRGCSHACRYCFARPTHEYLDFDSGTDFDTQVVVKTNVAEVLARELSRRSWTCETVALGTNTDPYQRAEGRYALMPGIIAALTNSGTPFSILTKGTLLRRDLPLIAEASRHVDVSIAVSLAVGDQELHRDVEPGTPSPEARLGLIAAIRDAGLRCHVMVAPVLPYLTDSAEQLDGLLSRIAAAGADGVTVFGLHLRGATRGWFMSWLQRAHPELVPDYQRLYRRGAYLPADYRDMLRSRVRPLVARHGLTGAPRVVGAGSPTTAASPEQPTLF; this is encoded by the coding sequence GTGCGATGGGAAGGTCAGCGAGTCGGCGTCGATGACGGCGCGCTGCCCGGTTTGCAGCGGTTGGGCTTCGTCCGCAGCGTGCGCACGCCGCAGTTCGATGGCATCACATTTCACGAGGTGCTGTGCAAGTCGGCATTGAACAAGGTGCCCGCGGCGTCGATGTTGCCATTCCGGTACACGGTCAACGGCTATCGCGGCTGCAGCCATGCCTGCCGGTACTGCTTCGCGCGTCCCACTCACGAGTACCTCGACTTCGATTCCGGAACGGACTTCGATACTCAGGTGGTGGTGAAGACCAACGTCGCCGAGGTGCTGGCGCGTGAGCTGAGCCGGAGGTCGTGGACGTGCGAAACGGTCGCACTGGGCACCAACACCGATCCGTATCAGCGGGCCGAAGGCCGCTATGCGCTGATGCCGGGAATCATTGCGGCGCTGACGAATTCAGGAACGCCGTTCTCGATTCTCACCAAGGGCACACTGCTTCGCCGTGACCTGCCGCTGATCGCCGAGGCGTCGCGTCACGTCGACGTCAGCATTGCGGTGTCACTGGCGGTCGGCGACCAGGAACTGCACCGCGACGTGGAACCCGGAACCCCGTCACCTGAGGCCCGGCTCGGCTTGATCGCTGCCATTCGCGACGCCGGGCTGCGGTGTCATGTGATGGTCGCACCCGTATTGCCGTACCTGACCGATTCGGCTGAACAGCTCGACGGCCTACTGAGCCGGATCGCAGCGGCGGGTGCCGATGGAGTGACCGTGTTCGGCCTACATCTGCGGGGGGCGACGCGAGGCTGGTTCATGTCCTGGCTGCAGCGCGCGCATCCGGAGCTGGTTCCCGACTATCAGCGGTTGTATCGGCGCGGGGCATACCTGCCCGCGGACTACCGCGACATGCTCCGGTCTCGGGTGCGGCCATTGGTCGCCAGGCATGGGTTGACGGGCGCTCCGCGGGTCGTCGGAGCCGGTTCGCCTACGACTGCCGCGTCACCCGAGCAGCCGACGCTGTTCTGA
- a CDS encoding TetR/AcrR family transcriptional regulator: MRNAATKRADSKQDSQDRILDAAARRLREEGLTGAGIAAVMRDAGLTHGAFYSHFDTKDELAGAAFAHAIGTGRPRWIKPPRGESWRARLTSLAKRYLTPAHRDDLATSCAFATLGSEAARGSDEFRAAYERELRTSLSAICGDDTDDQRLDEAIALMALCVGGMTLSRAVADPEFSARILHCARTAAAKVADDQPHRGERYGQR; the protein is encoded by the coding sequence ATGCGAAATGCAGCGACGAAACGTGCGGACAGCAAGCAGGACTCTCAGGACCGGATCCTCGATGCCGCCGCACGCAGGCTCCGCGAAGAGGGACTGACCGGCGCGGGCATCGCCGCGGTGATGCGCGATGCCGGGCTCACCCACGGCGCCTTCTACTCCCACTTCGACACCAAGGACGAGCTGGCGGGCGCGGCCTTCGCCCACGCCATCGGCACCGGTCGCCCCCGCTGGATCAAGCCGCCGCGCGGCGAGTCCTGGCGGGCCCGGCTGACCAGCCTGGCCAAGCGCTATCTCACCCCGGCACATCGCGACGACCTGGCGACCAGCTGCGCCTTCGCCACCCTGGGCTCCGAGGCGGCCCGTGGATCCGACGAGTTCCGTGCCGCCTACGAGCGTGAGCTGCGCACGTCGCTGTCCGCGATCTGCGGCGACGACACCGATGACCAACGGCTCGATGAGGCCATCGCACTGATGGCACTCTGCGTCGGCGGCATGACCCTGTCCCGGGCAGTCGCCGACCCCGAATTCTCGGCGCGCATCCTGCACTGCGCCCGGACCGCCGCCGCCAAAGTTGCCGACGACCAACCACATCGAGGAGAACGTTATGGTCAGCGCTGA
- a CDS encoding MarR family winged helix-turn-helix transcriptional regulator, with product MDDTSPPADGSRLRELALVLHDLSWRIARLGPAQVGVDPLPASELAVLRSIMEQPDRSVSEVADSLSMQTSNVSTAIRALTERGLVGKRVADNDRRVYLLSPTPRALRERDQIENAIAATVSAALDAIPKSQLSALQKAAPALEALTHQVGPHSW from the coding sequence ATGGACGACACTTCGCCTCCCGCCGACGGCAGCCGACTCCGCGAACTCGCACTCGTGCTGCACGACCTGTCTTGGCGCATCGCGCGGTTGGGGCCGGCCCAGGTCGGAGTGGATCCACTTCCGGCATCCGAACTCGCAGTGCTGCGCTCGATCATGGAGCAACCGGACCGCAGCGTGTCCGAGGTCGCCGACTCCCTGTCGATGCAGACCAGCAACGTGAGCACCGCGATCCGTGCATTGACCGAACGAGGACTGGTCGGCAAACGGGTCGCCGACAACGACCGGCGCGTTTACCTGCTCTCCCCCACGCCCCGGGCCCTTCGTGAGCGCGACCAGATCGAGAACGCGATTGCGGCGACGGTGTCGGCAGCACTCGACGCCATCCCGAAAAGTCAGCTCAGCGCGCTACAGAAAGCCGCACCCGCCTTGGAGGCGCTGACTCACCAGGTCGGGCCCCACTCGTGGTGA
- a CDS encoding multidrug effflux MFS transporter has protein sequence MAFRSATPATTPPSVALIIVLALLTAVTPFSVDMYMSAFPGMADEFGTSASMVQLTLTTFLVGLAVGQLFIGQLSDRLGRRSPLLIGVVACLTASVLCAFSPSVEVLIALRFVQGFAGAAGVVIARAIITDRTRGSQAAQLYSVMMVIGVLAPILAPVLGGQVVAGLGWRAVFFALAGLNLLMLFGAFFLAGESLPVENRRPAGINAFARSAVSVLGNRRFMGYTLALGFAAAAMFSYISASPFVLQNIIGMSPRAYSLTFGACALAVAVSGVVSARLVRTTSPRKLLLCGVSAMVIVTLLMLLNVTVGGVLPWVTVALMAGFMATVGFTFANATALAIGEVRYAAGTGSAIIGFVQYGLGAVASPLVGLAGEHSAVPMGTVMFICAALAATALSVLTRGHVPGGESDWDDCEVESLVPEAVGSSTD, from the coding sequence ATGGCCTTTCGTTCGGCAACTCCGGCCACCACACCGCCTTCAGTGGCACTGATCATCGTGCTGGCCCTGCTCACCGCCGTGACACCGTTCTCGGTCGACATGTACATGTCGGCGTTTCCCGGCATGGCCGATGAGTTCGGGACGTCGGCGTCGATGGTTCAGCTGACCCTCACCACGTTTTTGGTGGGCCTGGCGGTTGGGCAGTTGTTCATCGGCCAACTCTCGGATCGGCTGGGGCGGCGGAGTCCGCTTCTGATCGGCGTCGTCGCCTGCTTGACGGCGAGTGTGTTGTGCGCGTTCAGCCCGTCGGTCGAGGTTCTGATCGCACTGCGGTTCGTGCAGGGATTCGCCGGCGCCGCGGGGGTCGTGATCGCCCGGGCGATCATCACCGACCGCACCCGCGGCTCCCAGGCGGCGCAGCTGTACTCGGTGATGATGGTCATCGGCGTGCTGGCTCCGATCCTGGCGCCCGTGCTGGGCGGTCAAGTCGTCGCCGGCCTGGGCTGGCGCGCGGTGTTCTTCGCACTCGCGGGGTTGAACCTGCTGATGCTGTTCGGTGCATTCTTCCTGGCGGGAGAATCGCTGCCCGTCGAGAATCGCCGTCCCGCCGGAATCAACGCCTTTGCCCGAAGCGCTGTTTCGGTGCTCGGCAACCGCCGGTTCATGGGCTACACGCTGGCGCTCGGCTTCGCCGCGGCGGCGATGTTCTCCTACATCTCGGCCTCGCCGTTCGTGCTCCAGAACATCATCGGTATGTCGCCACGCGCGTACTCGCTCACCTTCGGTGCCTGCGCCCTCGCGGTAGCCGTGTCGGGTGTGGTATCGGCCCGGCTGGTTCGTACCACCTCGCCACGCAAGCTTCTGTTGTGCGGTGTCTCGGCCATGGTCATCGTCACGCTGCTGATGCTGCTGAATGTGACTGTCGGTGGGGTGTTGCCCTGGGTGACGGTGGCACTGATGGCCGGCTTCATGGCTACCGTCGGCTTCACCTTCGCCAATGCGACCGCTCTGGCGATCGGTGAGGTCCGGTATGCGGCCGGAACCGGCTCGGCGATCATCGGATTCGTGCAATACGGCCTCGGCGCCGTGGCGTCGCCGTTGGTCGGTCTGGCCGGTGAGCACAGCGCGGTGCCGATGGGGACGGTGATGTTCATCTGCGCCGCGCTGGCCGCGACAGCGTTGTCGGTGTTGACCCGCGGCCATGTTCCCGGTGGTGAAAGCGACTGGGATGACTGCGAAGTCGAGTCACTCGTTCCCGAGGCCGTGGGTAGCTCCACGGACTAG
- a CDS encoding LacI family DNA-binding transcriptional regulator, with protein sequence MGKSNRATLQSIADDLGLHVSTVARVLNGMRAGERAASGATAERIRLRAAEVDYRPNPHAASLRTKRTNLVGVLVPRLTDVVLATVYEGIESAAAERGLTAFVANTQDEPARQRNRIEMMLDRRVDGLILGDARADDHTVLEELTRREVPFVLVNRCVAGYPAATCDNYLGGRLAAEHLLELGHRRVGVIAGLAHASTGIDRPAGFVDRFREAGIEVPEGNIVFTGLDSHGGHVAADRLLDAASPPTALFAVNDFAAIGAAGSIRNHGLRVGEDVSLIGFNNIALTDEMHVPLTSIESHAFDMGRDALQLFAEVLAGGLEVQRRTEPVLVVRESTGEASRSRLA encoded by the coding sequence GTGGGGAAGTCGAATCGGGCGACGCTGCAGTCGATCGCCGACGACCTGGGCCTGCACGTATCGACCGTCGCGCGGGTGCTCAACGGGATGCGTGCGGGGGAGCGCGCGGCGTCGGGAGCTACCGCCGAGCGCATTCGCCTGCGCGCGGCCGAAGTGGACTACCGGCCGAATCCGCATGCGGCGAGCTTGCGTACCAAGCGCACCAACCTGGTCGGCGTACTGGTGCCACGGCTCACCGACGTGGTGCTGGCGACGGTGTACGAGGGCATCGAATCCGCCGCGGCAGAGCGGGGTTTGACGGCATTCGTGGCCAATACCCAGGATGAGCCGGCCAGGCAACGCAATCGGATCGAGATGATGCTGGACCGCCGGGTGGACGGGTTGATCCTCGGCGACGCCCGGGCGGACGACCACACGGTGCTCGAGGAGCTGACCCGTCGCGAGGTGCCGTTCGTGTTGGTGAACCGTTGTGTCGCAGGCTATCCCGCTGCAACCTGTGACAACTACCTCGGCGGGAGGCTTGCGGCCGAGCACCTCCTCGAGTTGGGGCACCGCCGGGTCGGTGTCATCGCCGGCCTGGCGCACGCGAGCACCGGGATCGACCGGCCTGCGGGCTTTGTCGACCGTTTCCGGGAGGCGGGCATCGAAGTGCCCGAGGGGAACATTGTGTTCACGGGTCTGGACAGCCACGGTGGTCACGTCGCCGCGGACCGCCTACTCGATGCGGCATCACCGCCGACCGCGCTGTTCGCGGTGAACGACTTCGCCGCCATCGGTGCCGCCGGCTCGATTCGCAATCACGGCTTGCGGGTCGGTGAGGACGTGTCGCTGATCGGGTTCAACAATATTGCTCTGACGGACGAGATGCACGTCCCGTTGACCTCGATCGAATCGCATGCGTTCGACATGGGCCGTGACGCCCTGCAGTTGTTCGCCGAGGTGCTCGCGGGAGGCCTCGAGGTGCAACGGCGGACCGAACCGGTCCTGGTCGTGCGAGAGTCGACGGGCGAGGCGTCGCGGTCCCGGCTCGCATGA
- a CDS encoding haloalkane dehalogenase produces MVSAEPYGKLQYKEIDGKQMAYIDQGEGAAASAIVFQHGNPTSSYLWRNVMPHLEGLGRLVACDLIGMGGSDKLDDSGPDRYHYAEQRDYLFKLWDALDLGDRVVLVLHDWGSALGFDWANQHRDRVAGIAYMEAIASPMTWADWPDPVREVFQGFRSANGESMVLEQNMFVEGVLPGAIRRTLTDEEMDHYRAPFREPGEDRRPTLSWPRNIPVDGEPADVVAIVEGYGNWLKTSDIPKLFVNAEPGAIMRGRIREFVRTWPNQTEVTVAGSHFIQEDSPEEIGAAIADFVRGLAG; encoded by the coding sequence ATGGTCAGCGCTGAACCGTACGGAAAGCTGCAGTACAAGGAAATCGACGGCAAGCAGATGGCCTACATCGACCAGGGTGAGGGCGCGGCCGCTTCGGCAATCGTGTTCCAGCACGGCAATCCCACCTCGTCGTACCTGTGGCGCAACGTGATGCCGCATCTGGAAGGCCTCGGCAGGCTGGTGGCGTGCGATCTGATCGGCATGGGTGGTTCCGACAAGCTCGACGATTCCGGGCCGGACCGCTACCACTATGCGGAGCAGCGCGATTACCTGTTCAAGCTCTGGGACGCACTGGATCTGGGAGATCGTGTGGTGCTCGTCCTGCACGACTGGGGATCGGCCCTGGGCTTCGACTGGGCCAATCAGCATCGCGACCGCGTGGCCGGGATCGCCTACATGGAGGCCATTGCGTCGCCGATGACGTGGGCGGATTGGCCCGACCCGGTGCGGGAGGTCTTCCAGGGCTTCCGCTCCGCCAACGGCGAGTCAATGGTGCTGGAACAGAACATGTTTGTCGAAGGCGTTCTGCCGGGAGCGATCCGGCGCACACTGACCGACGAGGAGATGGACCACTACCGCGCGCCGTTCCGCGAACCGGGTGAAGACCGCCGGCCCACTCTTTCGTGGCCACGGAACATCCCGGTCGACGGCGAGCCCGCCGACGTCGTCGCGATCGTCGAGGGCTACGGCAACTGGCTCAAGACCAGCGATATCCCCAAACTCTTCGTCAACGCCGAACCCGGTGCGATCATGCGCGGGCGCATCCGTGAATTCGTCCGGACCTGGCCGAATCAGACCGAGGTGACCGTTGCCGGTTCGCACTTCATTCAGGAGGACAGCCCCGAAGAGATCGGCGCGGCCATTGCGGACTTCGTTCGCGGGCTCGCCGGCTAG
- a CDS encoding nitrilase family protein, whose product MPDQTTSSTNHRHSPARVAVVQFNPQVGVENLKSNSEAVYERLNKAVTEGANLIVLPELATTGYTFESREEAYAHAEPVPSGATVAGWVEFAATHDVYIVGCLPELDGAELFDTAVLVGPDGYIGKYRKTHLWNEEKLFFSPGNLGFPVFPTKIGRIGLLVCWDIWFPETARIVAQQGADIICIPTGWVWTPPPLYDASGTCMAAYLTMTAAHVNNVFIATADRIGTERTSGFMGNSLIAGTNGWPIDRIAGPDEDTILYADIDITASRGAPIWNQFNDLHRDRRTDLYDQLLGYRGGPALPR is encoded by the coding sequence ATGCCTGATCAGACCACCTCATCCACCAATCACCGACACAGCCCAGCGCGCGTAGCCGTCGTGCAGTTCAATCCCCAGGTCGGGGTGGAGAACCTGAAGTCCAACTCCGAAGCGGTGTATGAACGCCTCAACAAGGCGGTAACGGAGGGCGCCAACCTCATCGTGCTGCCCGAGTTGGCGACCACCGGCTACACCTTCGAATCCCGCGAAGAGGCCTATGCCCATGCGGAGCCCGTACCGTCCGGCGCGACGGTGGCCGGCTGGGTCGAATTCGCCGCTACCCACGACGTGTACATCGTCGGATGCCTGCCCGAACTCGACGGCGCCGAACTCTTCGACACCGCCGTCCTGGTCGGACCGGACGGCTACATCGGCAAGTACCGCAAGACCCACCTGTGGAACGAGGAGAAGCTGTTCTTCTCCCCTGGCAACCTCGGATTCCCGGTGTTTCCCACCAAGATCGGCCGGATCGGCCTGCTCGTCTGCTGGGATATCTGGTTTCCTGAGACCGCACGGATCGTCGCGCAACAAGGTGCCGACATCATCTGCATCCCGACGGGCTGGGTATGGACGCCGCCGCCCCTTTACGACGCGAGCGGCACCTGCATGGCGGCCTACCTGACCATGACGGCCGCGCACGTGAACAACGTCTTCATCGCGACCGCCGACCGGATCGGCACCGAACGCACCTCGGGCTTCATGGGCAACTCCCTCATCGCCGGGACCAACGGCTGGCCGATCGACCGGATCGCCGGACCGGACGAGGACACCATCCTCTACGCCGATATCGACATAACCGCCTCGCGCGGGGCGCCGATCTGGAATCAGTTCAATGATCTTCACCGCGACCGGCGCACCGATCTATACGACCAGCTTCTCGGCTACCGCGGCGGCCCGGCCCTGCCCCGGTAG
- a CDS encoding acyl-CoA dehydrogenase family protein, which yields MTDTVSTPATTESVEEFALRARTWLAENMPSIDPEDPPFAVRAEAESWERAKELQKRLYEGGFAGICFPREYGGLGLDYAYQKAFNDECTAYEMPLILNTPSFTICGATILDMGSEKQKRERISAAIRGDEVLCQLLSEPSGGSDLAGVITRAELKGDTWIINGAKTWSTSAFAADYGLMLARTDWTVPKHEGLSMFLVPLNAPGITMRRITEVNGNEEFCEEFFDNLELPADAVVGEVNDGWTVASRQLHHERRAVGGGSEFASGTGAENANEMPPDHIGLAEATGQGDDARVQDLAGRALVRRIVKKQLIDHVGNAIGNGSLPPNAGTLIRLFHAETTELEVDTALAIAGTAGVIDEGTDDAPGLLDIGVRYLSRQTGSLGGGSSEMARNVIGERILGFPREQAADRGVPFNQVKRNKT from the coding sequence ATGACCGACACCGTGAGCACCCCCGCGACCACAGAGTCCGTGGAAGAGTTCGCCCTGCGTGCCCGGACCTGGCTGGCCGAGAACATGCCGTCCATCGATCCGGAGGACCCGCCGTTCGCGGTGCGTGCCGAAGCCGAATCCTGGGAGCGCGCAAAGGAACTGCAGAAGCGCCTCTACGAAGGTGGATTCGCGGGCATCTGCTTCCCTCGCGAGTACGGCGGCCTGGGTCTGGATTACGCGTACCAGAAGGCATTCAACGACGAGTGCACGGCCTACGAGATGCCGTTGATCCTCAACACTCCCTCGTTCACCATCTGCGGCGCGACGATTCTCGACATGGGCAGCGAAAAGCAGAAGCGCGAGCGCATTTCAGCCGCGATCCGCGGCGACGAGGTGCTCTGCCAGTTGTTGTCCGAGCCCAGCGGCGGGTCGGACCTGGCCGGTGTGATCACCCGCGCAGAGCTCAAGGGCGACACGTGGATCATCAACGGCGCCAAGACCTGGAGTACCAGTGCGTTCGCCGCCGACTACGGGTTGATGCTGGCCCGCACCGATTGGACCGTGCCCAAACACGAGGGCCTGAGCATGTTCCTGGTGCCGCTGAACGCGCCGGGTATCACGATGCGCCGGATCACCGAGGTGAACGGCAACGAAGAGTTCTGCGAGGAGTTCTTCGACAACCTGGAGCTTCCCGCGGATGCCGTGGTGGGTGAGGTCAACGACGGCTGGACCGTCGCCTCGCGCCAGCTGCACCACGAACGTCGCGCCGTCGGCGGCGGTTCGGAGTTCGCCAGCGGGACCGGGGCCGAGAACGCGAACGAGATGCCGCCGGACCACATCGGGCTGGCCGAGGCCACCGGGCAGGGTGACGACGCCCGGGTCCAGGATCTGGCAGGCCGCGCCCTGGTGCGCCGCATCGTCAAGAAACAGCTCATCGATCACGTCGGCAACGCCATCGGCAACGGATCGCTGCCGCCGAACGCGGGCACCTTGATCCGGCTCTTCCACGCCGAGACCACCGAACTCGAGGTGGACACCGCGTTGGCCATCGCCGGCACGGCCGGTGTGATCGACGAAGGCACCGACGATGCCCCCGGCCTTCTCGACATCGGAGTCCGCTATCTGTCCCGCCAGACCGGATCATTGGGCGGCGGCAGCTCGGAGATGGCGCGCAATGTGATCGGCGAGCGGATCCTGGGCTTCCCGCGCGAACAAGCGGCCGACCGCGGCGTGCCGTTCAATCAGGTCAAGCGCAACAAGACCTGA